In Scheffersomyces stipitis CBS 6054 chromosome 7, complete sequence, the DNA window CTCAACTTTGTATTCACTAACTTGCCATTGCCTAACTACAGAAAGAGAGACAACGCCCAACAGAAGATCTCGGCTACTtacaagtcgttgattgaaaagagaagagcaactggtgatgttgaCCCCAACAGAGATTTGATCGACTCGTTGATGACTTACTCGACCTACAAGGACGGTGTCAAGATGACCGACCAGGAAATCGCCAACCTTTTGATCGGTATTCTTATGGGTGGCCAACATACCTCTGCTGCCACCTCTGCTTGGTTCTTGTTGCACTTGGGAGCTAGACCGGACTTGCAAGACGaactttttgaagaagtctcaAACatattgaaagaaaaggGTACctccaacttgaacgacttgtCGTACGAAGACTTGCAGAACATGACTTTGACCAACAATGTTATCAAGGAAACCTTGAGATTGCACATGCCCTTGCActccatcttcagaaaagTCAGCAAGCTGTTACTCGTTCCAAACACCAACTACACCGTTCCTGCTGGCCATTATGTCTTGGTTTCCCCAGGTTACACACAAACTTCTGACAGATTCTTCCCTAATGCTAGCACGTTCGATCCACACAGATGGGACAGCAACAACCTTGCAGACAAGAATGCTGATGAAGGCACCGTTGACTATGGTTTTGGTGCTGTTTCCAAGGGTGTTTCGTCTCCATACTTACCATTCGGTGGTGGTAGACATAGATGTATCGGTGAACAGTTTGCCTATGTGCAATTGGGTACGATTTTGTCTGCTTTTGTGTACAACGTCAAGTGGAGCTTGAAGGGAGAAAAGGTTCCAGCCAATGATTTCACATCAATGGTTGTTTTGCCAGAAGAGCCAGCTGAAATCATCTGggaaaagagaaaaacCTGTACTTTCTAGACGAGAAGAGCCACTCAACATTAAATTCACTTCATAACTATCCAAAATATATGGAATCGTCATAGACAAAGAGCGTAGGACTCTGGAGTTATGTTATAAAAGTTTAAGCCCACTAATTTGAATAGAAGTTTTGGATAGACATACTTCTGCTAATACATGTATGGATTGTTAACAACTAAATATTGTACCACTAAATATTGTACTTCACAGAATTAAATCTCGGGAAGACCTACATTCGCTAGTTCATATCGTTATAGTTCATATTTCAAGCTGTACAAATTAGAAGCTTGAGTGTATTTGTAGGATAACTTTGCAATCAGAATCGTTTGGTGTGCGCATAATATAATGCAAAGAAATAGCCAAATAACCAAGTAGCACAAACACAAAGCAATTCTGGCATTTTTTGTAAAATTGTCATCCATTCCACGGCACTTATATGAGCATACAAAATTCATACCATTTCCTACTTACCCGTATAAATTCACAAGAACTCAAAATACCTTTTCCAAAAACCACAAAGCTCATTCATTTCACTCGTATAGAATTATTCGTATTCTTGCTGCTCCTTATCAGCCTGTGAACAGTTCCCTTTTCCGGCATAATACAAAAGCAATTTCAATCCTGTGCGGCTCATGATGATTCATCTTTATTTACCACGCATCAACGCTGACTGAAGTGCATTTGGTCTCACTTTTCTTTTGTATAGAACCAAGATTTTCACACCCAGTGTCAGCTTTGCTTTCATATAAATAGTGCCCACTGCCGCTTCCGGATTTCCTCAGATTCAGAGTGTTGAGAAGCTAGACAAATTTCTAATTCACAGAGATAAAAACCATACGGTTGCCAATATAAAGTCATACTAGATAGTATTCCCGTACTATATGTATGAAGAACCATTGAAGGTCATAAGAAGTTACCAGTCTTGACCTCGGACCACCGAAAAGCCGTAATATAGAAAACAAAGTAATCGCTAAACACATAAAAGTAACAACCATCTAAAAGAGTACAACTTCCAAGTTATTACTATCATTTACTCCACTATTAGTACATAGAATCATACTGTCATGACCATCAGATCGTTTGAAGTCAAAGTTCCAGCATCGTCTGCCAATATCGGCCCAGGATTTGACGTTCTTGGGGTCGGACTCCAGTTGTACTTGCAAATCAAAGTCACTATTGATTCGTCCAAGGATACCAGCCATGACCCATACCACGTCAAGTTGAGTTACGAGGGAGATTTGGCTGAAAAAGTGCCACTCACCTCcgacaagaacttgatcacCCAGACTGCTCTATACATTTTGCGAGTAAATGGTATGGACTCGTTCCCTCAGGGTACCCATATCCATGTGATCAACCCTGTTCCATTGGGTAGAGGATTGGGTTCGTCAGCTTCTGCTATTGTTGGAGGCATTGTTTTAGGTAACGAGATCGGAGAGTTCAAGTTTTCTAAGACCAGATTGATGGATTACTGTTTGATGATCGAAAGACATCCAGACAacattgctgctgctatGTTGGGTGGGTTTGTGGGCTCGTACTTGCATGACTTATCGCCAGAAGAcatggctgcgaaaaacGTTCCCTTGGACTACATCTTGCCCAAGCCAGACACTCCTAAAGAAAAAATCGTGTCATCGCAACCACCCACCAATATCGGCGAGTACTTGCAATACAATTGGTGCCACAAAATTAAGTGTGTTGCAATCGTGCCGAACTTTGAAGTTTCGACTGACTCCTCCAGAGCCGTATTGCCAGAAAAGTACGATAGACAAGACattgtcttcaacttgCAAAGATTAGCCATTTTGACGAATGCTTTGACACAGGAAACACCAAACAACAAGCTTATCTATGAGTCCATGAAAGACAAGATCCACCAGCCATACAGATCGGGGTTGATTCCTGGTTTGCAGAAGGTATTGGCTTCTGTGACTCCCGATACCCACCCTGGATTGTGTGGTATCTGTTTGTCTGGAGCTGGACCTACTATCTTGTGTTTGGCTACCGGAGGTTACGACGCCATTGCTGAGACGGTCATAggaatcttcaacaaggctGGCGTAGAATGCAGCTGGAAGTTGTTAGAATTGGCTTACGACGGTGCCACTGTTGAAATAAAGTAATAGATATAAATAGACCTTGTATAATCAAAAGTTATTGCTTTAGAAGaatagaagtagaagagcGTAGGAGAATGTAAGGAATTTCTATTGCACACCATTGACGAGCAATTTAGTAGCCAcagatttcatttttaaATTGTGTTCTTATCGGATGCAAAAATGTCGCCACACCTGAGAAAGATGAACGACATTTTTCTACCCAATGAAATTTCCAATATCAGAGCCTCTATTAAAATTGATACAAACAACTTCATTCCAGATCTGCAATTGTGGGCTTTATATAGATCCTAATATTCTGCCAAAATGTCCGAAAAGAAGCAGTTTGACTCTAGCTCGGATTTGAGATCGAGACTCATCACAGAAGAAGTGTTGGGCACGTCCGGAACTCGGCCTTTGTATGTTTCTTCCATCGAAGTCAATGGAGGAGAGACATTCTCTgctgaatttttcaagaagctcttgACCCCGCTCATTGACCGCAGCGACTACACGTTGAACCAATTGGTAGACACTATTGGCATAACTCAAgacaaattgaataaaACAAATGTCTTCAAGGACATTGCTGTGTCGTTACATTCAGACTACACGGCCTTGATTCCATCAACTGTGAAAAACTACAATAAGGAAACACCTGTTTCGACCAAAGTAGTATTTGATTTACAGTCGATTAACTTGAACATCGGTGAAGGCTTcctcaatttcaacaaccagGAGAACTTGACCTTGAACTTAGACtatttgaacaacaacttcaatgacAATGCCGAGTTAGTCAATATTGGAGTTAACTACAATCCATACAAGCCCAATGACCACTTGATTACCAACACGAagttcttggccaacttaAACAACCCTTcgttcaaattcttgatagACTTGTTCCACTCTCAACAGAACAACCAGACGTGGCAGCAATCCTCTGAAGGCTCTACCGGAGGTTTAATTGGATTACAGTACAACCAGCTGAAGACATTGACCTATTTGACAGGCTTGTCGTttgccagaagaaccaTTCACAACATTGACGATGCTGCTGCTGATgagttgaagtttttcGCTggcgatttcttgaagtcgtcTATCATATCGCAAGTAGCCTATTCTGATgtagaattcttgaatctGTTCACTAAGAACTTCCCCACCAACGGACTTAAGTTTGTACTCAGCAACGAGATCTCCTCCAACCAAGAACAGGAAAACCCAGACAATCATGCTGCGTTTTTAAAATCTTCTCTTTCCCTCAATTACTACAAatcgttcttgaacaatgcCATCACTACtgaattttcttcagattttgGTGGAatctattcttcttctaatgGACCAGTTCATATCAGTGACCGTTTCTACTTGGGGGGAGTTGACTCGTTTAGAGGCTTCTGTAGAAATGCTGTCAATATCAACGGTGGCTCGCTGTTCTACAAGCTTAGTGGTACTATTTTCTCCCAGTTGCCTCCTTTCATACATCCAGTTGCTAAAGGCAGTGCTGTAGACAAAAAGTTGGACGACGGCTTCGGTCACGAAGCTAATCCTTTGAGATTTTACGCTACTGGTTCCATTGGTAACGTTTCAGACAACATGCTTGAAGACGATTCTGGTGTTAGTAGTGTAGGTATTGGGCTCAGATACTTCAACTACTGGGCCAACTTTGACGTAGGGTACTTCCTTGCTAAGAGATACGGAACGGATGCTGGAGATTCTGGTATCAAAGACGGTTTACACTTATCGATATCCATCGGAGGATCTAATCGTTCTGTCTAGGAAAAGTTTAACTATGCTAGATACATAAGGTACAATAATGTAGTATTAAATGAACAATAAGTTCTATCTACTAATGACGAGTCATTGCGTAAttcaatcttcaagaaaaatgACataattctttttctcctATAGATATTGTATTTACATTTATAATCTCCTTATTGTGGATAGTACTTTTTAGCACCCAAAGTTAACAATTCTGCGCGCAAaaacgattgcaaaaaaatcGCGAAATTTCACATCGCGTTCAATAGTAAACAACAATTCAGTTTAATAACTTTATTGAATTGTTTGTTCCTCAATCTTCTTACGAATTCTCCAGTCTCTATCATGGGTGTTACTGGTCTTCTTCCTTGCTTGAAAGAGATCCAGAATCCAGGCACTCTTGAACAGTACCGAGGCAAGACTCTAGCCATTGATACCTATGGCTGGCTCCATCGAGCTCTAATCTCGTGTGCCGAGGAATTGTGTCTTGAAAGGCCCACTCGCAAGTATATAACGTCGATTTTGAAGCGGGTAGATATGTTGCGTCATTTTGGCGTCGAGCCCTACTTCGTTTTTGATGGGGCTGCCTTGCCTACCAAGGCTGAAACGGCCAATGAAAGACGCGTGAAACGTCAGGAAGCCCGCAAAAAAGCCGAAGAATACCTGAAAGCAGGCAAAAGACTGTTGGCATGGAAAGAATATATGAAGGCAGCCAGTGTGACATCTCAGATGGCCAAATCGGTCATGGTAGAACTAGATGCCCGGGGCATTAAGTATATAGTAGCTCCGTATGAGGCAGATCCCCAGATGGTatacttggaaaagattgGACTTGTAGACGGTattctttctgaagattccgatttgttgattttcGGTTGTAACCGTTTGATTACGAAGCTCAAAGACGATGGAACACTAGTGGAAATATGTCGTCAGGACTTCCACAAGGTCAAGCTGATTCCGTACTTGAGCAAATTCTCCCAAGAACAGCTCCGGTTGATAGCAATGCTTTCTGGCTGTGATTATACCAACGGCATCCAAGGTATTGGCATCAAGACAGCTTTCAATTTGGTCCAGAAACACGCCAAGCTTGAAAGAATAGTAGCAGTCTTGAGAGCTGAAGGAAAACCTATAGATGAAGGGTTCCACGATGAGCTTCATAGAGCAAACTTGGCATTCCAGTTCCAGAAAGTATTCAATCCAAAGCTTCAACAGCTCAAGACTTTGCATGATTACCCTGAGGATTTGGAACTAGACTACGAGGTTCTTGAATCATGTTGTGGAAGAACTTTCAGCAACGAACTCTACATCCAGATTTGCAATGGTTCTATACACCCAAACACTCACGAAGCCTTGGTTTCAAGAGAGCAGAGTTTGTCCAGTCTCAAGAGCAATTCAGTCAATATTAGCTCAGTGAAATCTGCTCCAGCTCAATTGTCTCAGCGGTCAAAGTCTATTACTGCTACTCTAACTCCAAAAGGACCACAGAAGACAgtctttgatttctttcaagttaGA includes these proteins:
- the CP51 gene encoding Cytochrome P450 51 (CYPLI) (P450-LIA1) (Sterol 14-alpha demethylase) (Lanosterol 14-alpha demethylase) (P450-14DM) (go_process electron transport); this translates as MALLDSAIVAYNYFVSLSLTQQVSIIVFAPFIYNIVWQFLYSLRRDRAPLVFHWIPWFGSAIPFGMAPYKFFEDSRQKYGDVFAFMLLGRTMTVYLGPKGHEFVFNSKLNETNAEDAYKHLTTPVFGKGVIYDCPNHRLMEQKKFAKYALTRDAFKTYVPKIREEIISYFKNPEGFNMGEKNSGVANIMKTQPELTIFTASRSLLGDDMRKRFDASFAQLFSDLDKGFTPLNFVFTNLPLPNYRKRDNAQQKISATYKSLIEKRRATGDVDPNRDLIDSLMTYSTYKDGVKMTDQEIANLLIGILMGGQHTSAATSAWFLLHLGARPDLQDELFEEVSNILKEKGTSNLNDLSYEDLQNMTLTNNVIKETLRLHMPLHSIFRKVSKSLLVPNTNYTVPAGHYVLVSPGYTQTSDRFFPNASTFDPHRWDSNNLADKNADEGTVDYGFGAVSKGVSSPYLPFGGGRHRCIGEQFAYVQLGTILSAFVYNVKWSLKGEKVPANDFTSMVVLPEEPAEIIWEKRKTCTF
- the THR1 gene encoding homoserine kinase (go_function ATP binding; kinase activity~go_process phosphorylation); protein product: MTIRSFEVKVPASSANIGPGFDVLGVGLQLYLQIKVTIDSSKDTSHDPYHVKLSYEGDLAEKVPLTSDKNLITQTALYILRVNGMDSFPQGTHIHVINPVPLGRGLGSSASAIVGGIVLGNEIGEFKFSKTRLMDYCLMIERHPDNIAAAMLGGFVGSYLHDLSPEDMAAKNVPLDYILPKPDTPKEKIVSSQPPTNIGEYLQYNWCHKIKCVAIVPNFEVSTDSSRAVLPEKYDRQDIVFNLQRLAILTNALTQETPNNKLIYESMKDKIHQPYRSGLIPGLQKVLASVTPDTHPGLCGICLSGAGPTILCLATGGYDAIAETVIGIFNKAGVECSWKLLELAYDGATVEIK
- the SAM50 gene encoding SAM50-like protein; this translates as MSEKKQFDSSSDLRSRLITEEVLGTSGTRPLYVSSIEVNGGETFSAEFFKKLLTPLIDRSDYTLNQLVDTIGITQDKLNKTNVFKDIAVSLHSDYTALIPSTVKNYNKETPVSTKVVFDLQSINLNIGEGFLNFNNQENLTLNLDYLNNNFNDNAELVNIGVNYNPYKPNDHLITNTKFLANLNNPSFKFLIDLFHSQQNNQTWQQSSEGSTGGLIGLQYNQSKTLTYLTGLSFARRTIHNIDDAAADELKFFAGDFLKSSIISQVAYSDVEFLNSFTKNFPTNGLKFVLSNEISSNQEQENPDNHAAFLKSSLSLNYYKSFLNNAITTEFSSDFGGIYSSSNGPVHISDRFYLGGVDSFRGFCRNAVNINGGSSFYKLSGTIFSQLPPFIHPVAKGSAVDKKLDDGFGHEANPLRFYATGSIGNVSDNMLEDDSGVSSVGIGLRYFNYWANFDVGYFLAKRYGTDAGDSGIKDGLHLSISIGGSNRSV
- the EXO1 gene encoding 5'-3' exonuclease (Exodeoxyribonuclease I (Exonuclease I) (EXO I) (DHS1 protein)~go_function nuclease activity~go_process DNA repair), which produces MGVTGLLPCLKEIQNPGTLEQYRGKTLAIDTYGWLHRALISCAEELCLERPTRKYITSILKRVDMLRHFGVEPYFVFDGAALPTKAETANERRVKRQEARKKAEEYSKAGKRSLAWKEYMKAASVTSQMAKSVMVELDARGIKYIVAPYEADPQMVYLEKIGLVDGILSEDSDLLIFGCNRLITKLKDDGTLVEICRQDFHKVKSIPYLSKFSQEQLRLIAMLSGCDYTNGIQGIGIKTAFNLVQKHAKLERIVAVLRAEGKPIDEGFHDELHRANLAFQFQKVFNPKLQQLKTLHDYPEDLELDYEVLESCCGRTFSNELYIQICNGSIHPNTHEALVSREQSLSSLKSNSVNISSVKSAPAQLSQRSKSITATLTPKGPQKTVFDFFQVRKQVVSVSSITGNSVSSVTSLSTGSTTVKTSKTPEKRLYPASDRSKMSPTSRKMQRIADDPIPPASSVGKISKFFSSSSDKTQESQVKTVEPSSLSWDSSMIGDSYFSDEPGSPVKSVNTNDILEDLTDTDDPIFDPPENDTENSTSEQSTSKVESTISDNFGIDDDDDEIEESPVKNKEAPRLQQVQPTKMEVLRENLREEFSFSMNPLPTRSNSSLTYSSNRSARLPLQAKDVNISSRSLKARATEPKCVSTFKPQTEKQQSQQHIKPPKKHIDLKQFAFGRN